From the Fusarium keratoplasticum isolate Fu6.1 chromosome 14, whole genome shotgun sequence genome, the window AGGAAGATAGCACTCGTCATTGCCTCTTACTCTAAAACTAAACTCGGGGGCCTAAAGCCTAGCCGATGCCTTTCACAGTGGTGGCTTTTCGAAGCACAATAACAAGAGAAACGTCGTGAACATAGCAATGGTAACAAGCGAGCTGGTGAATGCCCTCGACACCATGGGTGATGCCTCGATTGTGGGTGAAGATGCCGGAGAGTAAGAAGTGGATGAGCGGCAACTACTCGTACAAATTGTACCCGAAAGCCGTTGTAGAGAGCGTGAGTGGTCCCCACTGGGTGTTTGATGACATTCAAGACGGCATTGCTGGACTGGGCTTTTCTTGACATTCGtcaagatggacaagaagacgGTGCAGGACACACGGGATGACGACGGAACAGACATCTGTAAAGCATCATAACCATATCCTGCTCGCAGTGGAGATATATGTCATAGCCCATCATATACTACAGTGACCCTTCACTATCAATGAAAGGCTCACAACTGTGGCCTGGCCCCAATGCCCCTGTAAAGCGTCATTGGAATCACAAATCTAGCGCAAGGCTATTCTCCTCGCTCTGCAAGATCTGCACGTAATCTAAGGTGGACCATCAATGGAGGTTTGTTCCAAACCACAAACACCTTCTGTGCAGGCCATTTCTTGCTTTCATCGCACAGCTCCATATCAAAATTCCACAGCACGCGTCCCAGAATGGATCGCATCTCGTGAAACGCCAGGCTGTTGAGAAGTTAGCGCAGCCGTCCATGTCCATGAGCAACAAAAAAGgtgaagagagaggagacATCTTACTTCTTTCCTAGACAGTTCCTGGGTCCGAATGAGAATGGTTGAACGCATTCTCTATTGTCTGATACGTAGCGCTCTTCGCCCATCCAGCGTTCGGGCACGAAGCTATCGGGATCTTTGAAACGGCGGGGCGAACGATAGGCCGCGAACGAACTGAAATAGCACGTTGTCTAAGGAATTGTCAGTGATGCAAGGGTCCAGCAAAAGGATGCCGATACGTACACCAGCAGGGAGCTGCTCTCCGCATACAAGTCCACCAGAAGGAGGAGCCACGCGAGGAGGGCCGCCAGGCACAGGGGGATACATTCGCAGAGCCTCATTGAAGCATGCCTGTAGGTACGGTAACCGAGccagggcgaggatggaCATCTCTTCTTCCGAGGCGAATGTAGTGCGAATCTcggtgttgagcttcttcagctttTCGGGGTTGGTGAGAAGATAGTAAGTTAGACCACTCAGCGCGGTCGCGGTAGTTTCCGTCCCAGCAGTCATGAAGGAAACACCCGTCGCTTGCATTTCGCCGAGAGACAGGGCCTTGTCTTTATTTTGGCGAATGACGAGTGACCAGATATCTCCTCTGTCGCTCTGTCGCTCCAGTCTGCGGTTCACTTTGGAGACAGATTCCTTGAAATGTTTCTTCTGGTTGGCCTTGGTAATCCGTGGGATGAAGAGGTGGTCCAAAATTGGCGCGATCATGGGGTAATATCTGCCTAGCTGCGTGGCACTCTGAACTTTGAGAAAATCCATAACATTGTGCACAAAGTAGGACTTGTTTGGATTGTCCAGCAACTGTAAGGGCTCACCAAAAGTGAGATCGGCCATGACGTCGAACGTGGTAAAGTTGTACCACATTTCGATATCGATCCTCAGTCCCGGTTTGTCCTTGGCGAATGTCTTGAGTCGTGTGATCAGCTTGTCCACATAGGACTTCAAAATAGGCTCTTGTTGATTCAGCGCCCTATCTGAGAACGCGTGGGAAAAGATTCGCCGTTGACGTGCATGGACCTCGTCATTGGCTCTGAAGATGCCACCTCCCCTTCCGGCGGCATCGGGACCGTAGAAGGTATAGTCCTTAGGGAAGTTCTCCCTGCTGCCAGCGTGGAAGCCGTAAATGTCTTTCCATGCTTGAGGATCGATGAAGCTGACTTCGTCTGGTGCCAGTCGGACAACGTCGCCATACTTCTCATGCAACTTGGAATGCCACGTTGCGGTGCCACGGAACTTATTGATCACCATTGGCAGACGCGTAGCCCTGGCTAGAAGTGGCCCCGGCAAATGCCGCAGTGGGTGGAAGTACAGATTGTATATCACGTAAAATGTGAGATAAAGGATCACCTGTTTACGTTAGCATCTGCCGAGGTTCGGAAGAAAATAAGACTGACTGGAAGTGAAAGTGCTGCGCCATATGACACAGAGACTGGAAGAGCCTGAAGCTCTTCATAATCGATAGGGAACCCTTTCGGAATGGCAGGGAGGTCATTGAAAGGGGTAAACAATGACTTGAAAGTAACAGAGAGCTCTTTCAGAAAACCCATGGCGGGCGATTGAAGCAGCGAGGCTCTCGATAGATGaaaccaacaacaacaagtTTATACGGTACGTAACGGAAAGATCTCATGAGAAGTAACTGACAATTTTATGATCTATCGATACGTGTGTGTTGAAGGCTTGTCTCCTCCAGAGCCCAACTTACACGCGATGCCGAGCCCCGTCGGAGTCCGGAGGCACAACAGCttgcctcctccaacgctGCCCGGAAGTAAACGACATTCAGTCGGGGCGGGAGCAGACTGCTGAGCTGGAAATTCTGCTAAAAGACCTGTCCTCAGTAAGCGGAGGTCCGGCACCCCTTGTTCGCCGGCTGTCTGGCAGAAGGTTCAAATTCCGGACTCCGAGGGGGCTCAGCCTAAGGCATCCCGCAATCGGGTTCCCCACGATCTTACAAAAGTGTCCTATTCCGAGGCCGGCAAAGATTTGAGCACAACTTGTCAAAGCCAAAGAGAAGGTTGACTTCAAGTGGTCCTTCACGACTACTTTACCCGTCTTGCACCTCATCATATCCGACTCATTCTGATAGGCTCACAACCTGCGTACAGATATCCTACCATGGCTGACTGGGACAAGAATGAGCAAATGGCAGCATGGGACAAAAAATATGTCTCGACGAATGTCAAACCCAATGCGAGAAAGTACGACAAAGATTTCTTCCTTACCCTTGAATGAAGAGAAGCTCGGAGGGGTCGGGCCTGGTATGCGGACTTGCAGCGCAGCTATCATTGTGAGTCGGATTGATTTGCCCGCTGATTTCAGCTAGATGTCCTTGTCTTCTAAATGACACACTACTAACATGATTGAAGGCGTCGGCCTGTTGTGCTGTCGGTCGCGCTGATGTGGTCGGTCGCATCTTTGATGACCTGACGACCGATGCCTCACCTGAGGACTCGCAAAAGCTCTTCATGCAAATGCGCGAGGCCATTACCATCGTGTTTCCATACCTTGGGATGCCTACGCTGGTGCCGGCCTGCTATGGTATGATTGGAGTAGTTAACAGGAAGGGGCTCTCCTATGCTCACGAGGAGAGACTCCGCCAACCCATCATCGATGCAGTTACCGTCGACACTGGATTTCAACTTCGGTCACAGATATACCGCGGAGTCGGGAACGAGGAGATTTTCTCGCAGATGGAGAAGCTCTTTACTGATCTGCGTGTGTTTAACTGCCATCTTCCGGCGCCGATGCTGAGAGGCTAACTTTGATGTATAGATTTCTGTTCAACCGTCGTAGGTTGGGGATTTTTAATCTCAAAAGCCAGTGAGGAGGTTTTTGGCTTGGAGCATTCCCATCTCATCGTGGCTGCTACCATCATGGCCCTGGGGGCTACGAGACAAACCAGGAGCCATATTAAGGCAACTCTAGGCCTGGGAAACTCGATTGATGTCGTGAAAGCAGTCGCTGAGACTGTAATGGATATCTGCGACTGGGCTGAGAGGAATATTGAGAGTTTCGACTTTGATGCGCTTTCGGTCGAGATTCAAGCAGGGTTATTAAAAAAGTAGGCCATTGTTGACATCAGTGACGCTTCTAAGAGGAGTTGTCGGGCACAATATCAAAGAAGACATTAACGTACACCCATAGTATTTGCTATTACTTAAGTTcatataaaagatatttgAAACATTCATCATTCTATATTCAAGCCTCATTTCTTGAATGCTATTATTTAATCCAATCAATAGGTCTGTTAGGACCCCAGACAGACAGAGCTTTATCGTTAGCAGCAGCTAACCCGACATTGGTTGTACAATTGACGACATCACCATCGGCATAGTGCTGGAGAAAATGTAATGTTAGTCATGGAATACGGATACACGGGAGGATCATGGTACCTACCTCTATCATGAAACCCGTAGTGTCCCACCAATAGTCAAAAATCTGTGAGCCCAGATAGTGGCGTCCAACTCCCCATACGGACTTGTAGCCTTTTCGCTCCAACCACCTGAGGTACACTCATTTTAGCATCCTCAACTACAACAACATATGACTGCAGAGTGCAATATTACTCACTGGTGACCGAGGAGCTGGGTATCAAAGTCATGGACTTCAAAAGAGCAGTGATGAACTCGTTGTCTCGGCGAGGCGCCCAAGAAAAAGGTATGGTGATCCGTGTACTCCTCGCCGAGATCGATATGGAGAAATGCAGCGACGTTGGTCTTCTCATCTCCCGGCGCCGATGGGGCGTAGACCACATCCGAAGGCACCAAGTTGAATGTACGTATCCAGAAGTCATAAGCCTGGTCGAAGTCTGTGTAACAAATCCCGTAATGACCAAGCTGCAAGAGTCAGTGTTAAGGAACCGATCAGACTGAGGACAACGTACCTTGTGCACTGCTGCTGGACCCTGAGTACAGCGTTGAAATGCATTCAGACGCTCCTTGCGGTCTTCGTAGTTCATGACAATAGGACGGGGAATAGCACCTTTTTTCACCGGAACCATACTCTGGCCGTACATCAGATTTATCGGATAACCCACAGGATCGTAAACGGTGACCATGTGCCCACCCCAAGGttcatcatcaagggcaGTGATTGCACTGGCGCCGGGTAACTTGCTTGCCCTGTGTCTCGCGTATCAGTTTTGTCCCTCTAGCGATTACACCTATGGAGAGTGCAAATACTTTTCCAGTGTCGCGTAACTCTCGACTCGAAATGTGCCTCCCAAGAACCTGGGTTCATCGCCCTTTTCTACGACATACACGTATGGATAGGGCCCATATCCCTTCCAATACGTTCTCTTGTCGTTTTCGTGAGCTATCTTCATTCCAAAGTCTTCCGCGGCAGTCAGCTCAATGTAGGAGAGTTGCAGTCATTTCCCCCACCCTGTTGAACTGGGAGGCCTTACCAAGAAGAAACTGCGTGATGGCTGAGATATCAGTATGCACATATCGCATGTGCGCCAATTCAAGGAGACGGATCTGCTTCGAAACATCGATTTTCAGACGTTGCCTCCAGGCATCTTGGTCTTCGAACTCCAGAGGCCCGGCATGCCATTGGTCCAATGTTTCGGCTTTATTGGTTGAGGGTATATCCATGGTAACGGTGGCAAGTTCTGTTGTGCACTACTTCTGCTTAGATTGTTATTGCGCCAAGAAGGAATTACGAGCATCAAAAGGACGTCTACTTGGTGACTATAAAACCTTACTGTTCTGGACAGCGCACAGCATTGAGCCAGTTGCTAAGTCGTGCCCGTATGCACAAGTCCTGTCCTCAAGGACCAGCCCCACCCCCACCGGAGACCGGCCCTGCGTACCCACACCTCCGCATTGTACCGGACTCCCCACACGGGGGACCGGCCCCTACGGAATCCGGCAATGTCTTTCGGAACGAGCTTGGGGAGAAGGCACCTACTTACCTTGATACCCACGGGGTCACAGGCGCTTGGTTACAGCTCAGACCCAACGTTCGATGGCATTGCAGCTCAGCCCCGTTTGGTGGTCTCATCCCGTCTTGACGGGGCCATCAAACTTCTCCATATGAGCGTTCATCAGACAGTACACATCGGGGCGCTGTTCATGAACTTCGAATGCTCAGGATAGAATAATATGACCGTGGATCTCGAGGAGAAAAAAACATCTTGTGTCTTCCACTCTCCGTGATTGCAACCCCAGCGCCGCCTCTAGCTGTGATATCTCGACTCCGTCAAGGGGATTGTTTGGCCCCGGATTTCGCCAGCTATTCATTGTCCATGAGAGAGAGCGTAGCCAAGTAGAGGGAGGCGGGAGTAGCCCCTTGGCAGGTAGTCACGGCAGAAGGAGACCACAGACCTCCGTAAAATCAAAGCCAAGTCTAGACAGCAGGTCTCGGCACGAAGTGCCCTGAATCACTCGGTTCCggcaacctccttggcctgtGCACGAGAATAGAACCTTTCTGTCGCAGGTACTGATGGGCCATGAGGATCAAATGAGCGACTGATTTTGTTATTAAGGGGAGACAACAGTCGGTTTCTTATGCCTGGATTGAGTCTGCTAATGTTGTAGGCAGGTACAATCCTTGCCTGACAATACACTCACGTTAGGTATGCCTCTTCTACAGTGCCTTTAAGGGATAGCAGCCTCGCAAGTAGAGGTTGGAAACGCTTCCATCCAATCTTGTCAAGTTTCTCAATTTTCTCGATGCGTCTGCGTCTCCAGAGCTCTTCGGCAGAAACAGGACCAGACTCACCATCCGGTCCAAATGCATAGGCGGAATGCTGTACCCAGGGTTCGTCGCCATACAGGAACTTGACGAACTTCTCGCGGATATCGAGACTAACCTTCACCGCACTGTGATCGGAAGAGTAATCGTAGGGTCCACCGTAcaggaagagaagatcgATTGCATGTTGGGCACGAACAGCGCTATTCCATGGATTGTGTTGCTATACAATGCACCAAGTCAGCAACAACCCTTCCATAACGTGTCTCACCACAGGGGCGGTAATATAGCCGGGTGACTCTTGACTTACGTCCATTACGTAGCGATAGCAGCGACATTTTCCAGTCTTCAGCTCGAGCTGCCAGATTTTGTGCGCAGCCAATGCGAACCTAGCGTCGTTGACAAAGGCTGAGATCGCGGAGCGAGGG encodes:
- a CDS encoding VOC domain-containing protein, whose product is MDIPSTNKAETLDQWHAGPLEFEDQDAWRQRLKIDVSKQIRLLELAHMRYVHTDISAITQFLLDFGMKIAHENDKRTYWKGYGPYPYVYVVEKGDEPRFLGGTFRVESYATLEKASKLPGASAITALDDEPWGGHMVTVYDPVGYPINLMYGQSMVPVKKGAIPRPIVMNYEDRKERLNAFQRCTQGPAAVHKLGHYGICYTDFDQAYDFWIRTFNLVPSDVVYAPSAPGDEKTNVAAFLHIDLGEEYTDHHTFFLGASPRQRVHHCSFEVHDFDTQLLGHQWLERKGYKSVWGVGRHYLGSQIFDYWWDTTGFMIEHYADGDVVNCTTNVGLAAANDKALSVWGPNRPIDWIK